From Salminus brasiliensis chromosome 12, fSalBra1.hap2, whole genome shotgun sequence:
TGCAATCAGGTCcctacagcaatgttccaatcatttagtgtaaagcctttccagaGACTGGACATGTAGATGTTGCTACTGCAGCAAAGAGTGACAAACTCCCTGCTAATTCTCTAGCTTTCAGAAGGAACGTCGGATGTGTCAGTGTCTACTGTCTTTTGAACATTTAGGGCCAGTCTTATGGATCCAGATTTGGATTAGACTAAGGCACATTTTCATCGATGGTGAATCAGCATTGATGTTTTAGATTAGCCCATGACATGGCTTAGTCAATGACTGTGAAACTGGCCTAAGGAAAGAcagtactaaagatgcttgtaGCTTTGTCTAGGCCATGTGGAACTGTGACTGTGTTGTCTTCTGTTGAAACTGTGAAAGAACTTTccattaatgaataaatgagagGTTTACTTGGACGGTCCATtgtaaccttaaccttactaTTTTATGGTTAGAATTAAGgttaagggtagggttagggttaaggttaaggttacaATGGACCGTCCAAGTAAACCTCTCATTTATTCATCAATGGAAACTTATGGTTACGGTTGACTCAAGGTTAagtttaagattaagattaggctTAAGTGCACGGTAACATTCAACAGACAGTCATCTGCATTATTCCAGTCCAGTACAGTTATTATCAGTAGCATTATTAGATATTCAATTGAATGTTAGTCGAATGTCAGTAGAGCATCTACTGCatgaggcatctacaatggaccatccatgCAAAATGATACTGAAAAAACTTTCCATGGTTCCTTAGAGAATCATAGTCGTAAGCAGAAATGGGATGTCAAGTAATGGATTGGGCCCTCAATTCTAAAACCAGACccttaataataattacattccAATTTATCTGTGAAAGTTTTTTCACCATCAATATTATATTGAGCAGAATCTTACCTTCTCTACCAgctctctgttcttctctttcaCCTCAATGTTGATAGGAATCTTAGGAAACCTGTGGAAAACGTCCTCTAACAGGGCAAATTTTCTGTCTGAGCCTGTGCCGTAGTGACCTGTGAAGAGACAGTGCATTAGAAATGTGTCACTATTATGAACTACTGTGTGTGAAGGTATGTACTGTACATCTGGGTTCAGAAAAAACACCTGCATGGAAGGTGACCTCCAGGTTTTCTTTATAAAGTGGCAGCTCCTGCAGAAACATAATCGAGGTGGGCAAAAAGAGCATGAATAATTCAACATAACAGTATCTATGTTTCTGTTTTCACAATGGGTGGAAATGATGTGGACATACAGAGTGAGCTTAAAATACAGGCCCTTTGTGCTTGGCTATTATATAATTCACACAATGCTTTGCTGCTCTTATGgtttacacagttacacagtCTACTTATGACTGCAATCTTTGCACAATTCAGATTCTCATACAGTTAAGTGTAGTCTATACTGGTCTAAGTGTAGTCTCTATTGGTCCACGTATTGTCTAGGCTCATATATCTGGAGTATATGTTAGTCTATGTGTAGCCCATGCTAATTTATGTGTAGTCTATGCTTGTCTATGTGTAGCCTATGCTGGCCTTTGCTTGGTCTATGTTGGTCTATGTGATGTCTACACTGGCCTTTGTGTAGTCTGTGCAGGTATATGTGAAGTCTATGTCTAGTCTGTTAGTCTTTGAGTGTTCTACAGTGATCTATGTGTAGTCTATGCTGGTCTTTGTGTAGTCTGTGATGGTCTATGTATAGTCTATGTGTAGTCTATGTTAGACTATGTATAGTTTATGTttacgtggttggtgtggcgcaatagataaaaccactagctgccagtgagctattacaccatgtgggagactggggctCAATTCCCAGTCTAggtgaccgtatgctgcgctacaccaataagagtccttgggcaagactcctaactctacattgcCCTACCTCTGCAATACgattaaccttgtaagtcactctggataagagcatcagctaaatgctgtaaatgtaaatgtaatgttggACTATGTACAGTCTATGTTAGACTATGTATAGTTCATGTTGGACTATGTACAGTCTATGTGTAGTCTGTGTTGGTCTATATGATGTTTGTACTGGTCTATGTATAGTTTATGTTGGACTAGGTGTAGTCTATGCAGGGCTATGTACAGTCTATGTGTAGTCTGTGTTGGTCTATATGATGTTTGTACTGGTCTATGTATAGTTTATGTTGGACTAGGTGTAGTCTATGCAGGGCTATATGTAGTTAATGTTAGACTATGTGTAGTCTACATTGGTCAATGTGTAGTATATGTATATCTTAATGTTAGTCTATGCTGCCTGAGTTATATTTGTATATGGTTGGGATGACCAAAGTTCTTATTAATCTCAATGTAAATAATTCTATATCTCAGCCATTATCAACCACCAGCCACTTCGCCATGTCTTATCAGAGCAACGGTGTGAAACAGCAGTaagagtgtgtttgtttgcacACTGAATGAACAATCTGACCTCGAAATTTAGAGAGGAGATGCTGACGTCATGCCCAGTCTGGCGCATGAGGTTCTCGTCATGTGATACAATCAATTGACCATCTCGGGTCATGTGACAGTCCAACTCCAGCATCTCTGTACCAGCCTCCACCGCACTGCAAGAGAAGGAGTGGAAAGAAGGTGCAACTGGAGGTGGGCAATGACTATTTTTAGTATTAGGCAATCTATACATCATTATAGctaatctattattatttaatatctcaTTTGGACAGTCAAATAAAATAACCAGAACCAACACCCCACTCCAGCCCAGTCATGCCATGCCTcacactatgtaactttggtgaacaGGAAATACCAGTTCTTGCATAATTATGCTAAGTAAGATAAGTAAGAAACAGAAAGAGTTTACTCACTGTGTGAACGCCTCCATCGTGCTCTCAATCCTCTCACCAGAGCCTGGCAAAAAAAAGAGCACACAAAGTCAGACAtacatgcaaatacacacagttAGACAAGCAGAGACCAACTGTTTACCTCCAGTCTTCACTGAGGAGTGCTTCTCAACCCCAGCAGTGTGGAACCACAATGTATAGCATGTTCTTTCTATCACAGTCTTGGATAGCTCACAGTCCTGACTCTGTGGTAATGATCTTACTACAATGGTTTGTACTGTGAGAGCATGCAATGTAAGGGGCCCCCAGGACTCACAGTGCCGGGACTGACACACACAACCATCTCAAACTCTACAATATTCAGTAGGGGGTGTTCTACACATTTCTAAGCCTTCTGCAAGTGCAGTCTTTGTGGGTCCTGATCTCATTAAGCATAAGGACATGGATGGAAATTAATTTAGAAGCAGggtcatcctacccacccagagagagtgagcccgattatgctctctgggactctcAGGCCAAGGATGCCTGGGGCATCATCAGAGCTCAAACCTGCGATCTTTCAATGATTCCCAGTAATTTTTTATGGATGtgaaattaattttattaaagatgGCACActactgttttttcttttccaataatgatattaaaaaatgttgatataaataacaatataaaGCCTTGAGTATCTGTCTGATGTGGatcaaaatatttaattaatattaaattgaaCTTGAATTTTactgtcaatgtaaaaaaaattaatggcaagtaattttggagcatttctattggtccaatcatcatAAACGTTTGAAACAATCTAAAGAACAACTGTGAGATTTAGATTAGGTAAAAAATGGCAACAATGGAGCTATAACAGTgaggacagtgacaatatatacCTGCTATGTTAGATACCCctataaaaataacattgaaacATAATAGACCTATATTGCACTTCAGGGCCCCTCCACATCGGTTTCACTTACTCCTGACCTCCCCAAGGCAAACTATGATACCTCTGTTATTCATTGGGAAAAATTCAGTACATGTGTCCTCTAGCTGGGAAACCCTCCAGCCTCCAGTGTACCTTTATTAGCTAATCTGTGATCTTAAAGGCTTtgttcaggtgtgttgggagctgtAACAGCAAAAATGTGGATCAACTGGTGTGCCCCAAGGACTGGATTGAGACACATGGGTATTACAAGACATTCCACTAGACCAGTGTTTCTTAATCCTACTCTCACTGACTGGCAGCACTGCAGAGTTTCAGCTAATCCTTCCCTTATGATCAACCATCATACCTGGTCCAACTAATATagtgtaataataaaaagttgATGAGCTGGACTGGGTGTGTTTGGGAACTGCTGGGCACTGCTGTGGGTCGCAGAATTAAGAAATCCTGTTCTATTTAAATCCAGTTTCAGGGTCTGAATCACTGATAGGTGAGGCTGTCAacctgaaaacaggtggggctCCACCCATCACCATGTAGGACCTGAATGTATAGTCACTGCTCAAAAGAGCTGAGCTTCTTTTCTAGTGCTGGTCTATTCTGTTCCTCAAACCCTACTTTGCATTTCTCAGAGCTCTCCTTGGTCCTACAcaactcatccatccattcagcaAATTTAACAGGAAGTTATATGAAGTGACAGAGTGTCAGAGCAGTGAAACCCCCAACAATGTGCCAAATTCACCTAGACCACAGCTGGGAACCACTGATATAACAGTCTATTTTAAAGGGCCCAGGTCATGGGAAACACGAAATGACCACACATTCCCTATACGACCTCTAATCTGCAAAAACGGCCAGGCTGGAATTCACTGTTTTTATGACAAATTTCAATGTATCCATCAATTCAGCTTACAGTGGTTTAGCCCTGCCCCTTCACACTAAAGCTATAAGGGGGTTTTAGTCCAGACTGTATTTTGAATAAGGCaaaatacagagcagccaatcagaacagaggcatatcgtcactgtcatgccctgtatctccatttttctgtATCTCCCTGTTgtatcacattttttttttttatttgtgatgCGTGGACCAgcagaaatgccccaaaatgacctggaaaaacatatttttacattgactttcattgaaagttaagaaggtttatttcttctcctttaaagttttgcatgacagcaatggtGTATTGGTCAGGGTAAAGATTTGGTCACAAATGCTATAAATACAGAAGGAACTTGATCAGAAATCAGCTTTACAACCCCGTTACAGCTCTGCAAATACTAGTAACTCATTTCTTGGCCTCTCTTAACTAATATATATGACCCCTCTTGCGTCTCAGTGCTTGCTTTGCTAAACTTTAGAAGGTTTGACCAGGCATGGTGTACACTTATAAAAAGCAGAGTGGGTCAGGGAATGTGGCCGAGCCAAACCCCTACCTCCCCTGTGTGAGATGTGGGTGCAGCGGAAGGCTGGATGCTTCTTCTTGTGCAGAATGTGGGGATTCTTCAGCAGGTAGAGGGATGTGATGGTGTAGCCCCCTACTGCAGGGAGGAGGTAGTACATGAAGCTGGCCATAATTCCCACAGTAAATCAATGAAGAGAAGTCCAAGAAAGTTTCAGGCCAGAGACACTGTCAGCAGCACATCACTGCAGCAGAAGAAGCTGACTGCGGTCAACCAGAGCCGACTGCAACATTAAGAAGATATTTAGAAGATAAAATCACTTAATAAAGTAAATCCATGGCAGTACAAGTTTTATGAAGCACATTCCTTGCTTACCTGGTTATTGGCAGCCTTCCTCAGTGTGGTCCTTGGTTTTTGCTATCCTCAGTGGATGAGAAGACAGAGAGATCACCCTTTCTCTGCTGGTTTGGACAGAATCTTTGACTGCTATGCTGTTcagtgtctttttctttttttctgccacTCCCTCTCCCCTCCACGGCCCTCCCTCTACCAATACCGCTCATAAGGGTGGATAGTGTTTAAAAAGGTGAAAACCAGAAGAACAGGAGAGCAAGGGAGGGAAAACACACTCACGCCTCCCGCTCCTCTAGATAACTACACACAGTAAAATCTGACCTCAGTGCTACAGCAGTTCTCGCTCACTCCCCAAAGGAGAGTATGGTTAATAAAAGACTGGTTCTAGTTAGGTATTGGCAGCAGCTCTCGCTCTGTTGTTCTCTGCCGTGAGCACGTCAGTGTTCATTATGAACTGGCCGTGCCCTTGTTTCCCTGTTTTTTTGCCCAGGTTTAAATCAAAACAGTGTGGGGTGTGAGAGTAAGAGTAAGGTGTTTTAAGCACGGTACGGCTTGTTCCCTCATGCGATAACATGATTAATAGAGGGCACGGCCCAGCGAGCTGTCAGAACGGTTGATGGTGCTGCTCACCCTGCCATGCCCTGATACTGGGTCCCATAAACAGCAGCATGGAAGTTTGAAGAccgaaagagaagaaaggagccAATGGCACGGGTCGGATCAGCGGAACAGAAGAGGGCAGATTTGGATTTGCGATGATGCAGGGCATTTCTCTATGCTGCTACAGTTGTGGGTATTGGACAAAGGTTGGGCCCAGGAGGAATGtaaactccacacacacacacacacacacacacacacacacacacacacacaaacgtgcACACGCCAGGCATAAAAGCACTGAGTGAAAGTCCAGTCCATCAGCAGATTGCTGAGGTTTTGCGTTGTTTAGGTTTGTATAGAACTGCTGAGAGACGACCAGCTTTCCAACAgttacagagaaagagagagagagagagagagagagagagaatccagGTGTGAATGGGAAACCATCCTCATTCTGCCCTAATTCATCAGTGAAACCTCTTGTTGTAGTTTATTAAACAACATTTTTTGTCTTGTCGGTTGAGCAAGAATGAAGCCACCCAAATGACTTCCTCCAATCACTACATTTAAAAGGGTAGTCCACCCATTTTTCAAAATTCAATGGTTCAAATAAATTCAGAGTGGTTCATAATGACCACAGCTGACCACCACAAGTCCTCAAAGTGGTGAAGATAGGAACCAAAGGTCTCCAGCTGCGTCCGCATTCGGAATGACTTCTTATTAAAGAactagtgcactatatagtgtgcCAGCTTTTTGTAGTGTTGTTCGAAATCTTACCAGTACATTTCACTCCCTATATAGTTCACTATCGAACACCCATAATTAGGGCTAGGCAACATGACGATAACTTGTAATAATAAGTCGTGAAAAATGTTATCGTGGTACACATTATGATTTTAGGAGTATATCGTCTGTATGGTCAGTACATACAGAACACTGGCCAACTGCACGTTTCAGGTCAGTGTGTGTAACCAGTCCTGTTTAATTGTATGGAGCAGAAAAAAGAggataaaaatcactgtattcagcaCAACATTTTTACCAAATCTCCCACGCCTGCCCATAATGCATTGTACAACGTAGTATACAGACAATGTGCGCTAGAATTTCCACTGTCTACCATAATGCAACGCAGTGGTGTCTTACTACCGACGGCGAAGAAGTTGGTGCATTGTCTCAGACGTATACCAGAGCGGCAGGAATACACAGATGGTCCAAGACACCAGTTACGCATAACAATGctaatattagtgaactggcaGTGCCTACGAGACTATccaccaaaataaataaataaacaaacaaaaaattcagttttaattatttattttcgaCTGGGTGTGTAAACATCATATCTATTGCATGTATTTTTCAAAATCAGTAACAGTCTAACCTACTGTTCAacagttcatatttcagcagTTGTGTTTGATTTGTTTATGTGGCAGAATATGTCGCTTTTTAATGGAGCAGTGTTTCTGAACTTAGCGTCCGAAAGGTTTTTTGGTCGTCCCCTTGTCAGTTCACCACGTAGCAAATGCTTTATAGTGAATAGTGAATGAAAAAACAGCTCATCTAAACAAAGCAAATATAGCCCCAGAATAACTATCCAGAATAACCAGTTATTATACATGGCTtatgagttgatcatgataaaatagtggtaaatcAAGCACAAAAAGGGTCTATGTTGATACTAGGTACTAGGTACTGCTTTACAAAGCTTCTTGCCATGAATTGACTTTAATATTTTCCAATTTAGGCCAAAACAAAAACGTATTTGTaatcatttaaagcaaaagCGTTACATGATGAAACTAATTTTCTAAGGCATTCAACTCTTCAGACCTCTGACTCAATTCaccacctccactgtgaacaattctaaCCTGGTTCATTTTTTGTTAGTAAACCAGGTATGCTAACATAAATGTGGCTACCAGCAGAATAAGCATTCACCAACATGTGGTTGACAACCAGAATTTAAAGACTTCATGGGTGGCGCTTCTTCATTTTGGAAACTTTAGCATTAAGCAAGATGATGACATTTCCTGACAGGTGAAATTCACAGTGGAAATCCCACTTTCTCCTTTAAAGAAGccaaaaatgcatttattaggcagtatttgttttattatttgcatttatttcatgtttatatatatatatatatatatatatatatatatatatatatatatatatatatatatatatacacacacacacacacatatatatacacatatacacacatatatacatacacatatatatatatatatatacacatacacatatatatacatacacatatatatatacacacatatatatatacacacacatatatatatatacacatatatatacacacacatatattatacacatatatatatatatatgtgtatatatatgtgtgtgtatatatatgtgtatatatatatatgtgtgtgtatatatatatgtgtgtatatatatatgtgtatgtatatatatgtgtatgtgtatatatatatatatatatgtgtatgtatatatgtgtgtatatgtgtatatatatgtgtgtgtgtgtgtgtatatatatatatatatatatatatatatatatatatatatatatatatatatatatatatatatatatatatacacatatatacacacacatatatacacacacacacaattattttttctttttacttttttttttttggacataaatagtaagtatgtaaCTGAAAAATGTACAACACGCTCAGATGTAGTTTACTATAGGACTcctgaagaaagaaaacaaacaaaccgaAAGCTCTGCTTATACTggctgtttaaaaaaacaaaacaaaacaaaaaaaaaacactattactTATTACTGAGTCTTaccggatagtgctgctgtcctctcattgtgtcctctcagtgcaatgtgctgttagcaaactgaagagattgtagccggttagctgttagccttGCCCTCAGTAACTTCCCTAGTTTTGTCTTTATAGAGTCTTACtctataaaagaaaaataataaaaaacataggCCACTTCTTTCCATtccatgtgtgtttagctccagtttggttgagctgaggtagtccagtgtGTTTTCAGGGGCCCGGTTTGCTTCCCTGGCTTTCGCTTCACTATACACAGAGTTTAAACGTCTCTTCTAcgaacactggcacaggaacAGCTGCGGTCGCGAGGCCTGGGTTACGTAGCAACCCGTCTTCTCATAactagtctggaggtgatgagctgttCTCCAGTATCAACAGCACCACATTCTCCTGCTGCATTTTACCCCaccaccagctttgactagggctttcaCTAGGGGGCTAGTAGAGATTGGGGATTTTGGAGTTGGTGTaatggttctgctggattttcttttgaatgaagagaaaacagcgtttgaggttcatggtttttCACACTTTCATGTGCCGAACTCTTATTATTCAATTACGTCAAGGACAATACAGTTTAACATTCTTGGGCACCTTTAAAGCAAGCCGTATTATCTGCCAACTGAAATGACTTTAAGgaactaaaaatatttttttagaattattattagattttattGGAATCATTTTACTTGGGAGTAGCATTCCTTTTTGCACAAAATAGCACACTAATTATTGCTAAGACATTAAAGAAAAGGTGGTCACATTTTGTGCTTGTCGTCTTACATGTCCAGACATGAAGAGCTCTATAAGAAGACATCAGTAACAATGTTTGTGGAAGAAGGCTCGCAAGAAAGCAGTCTTTCTCACTGGAGGAATGTGTCTCAGACTGTAATTCCCAGCACACGTTCCTCTTCATCACTATGTACACAAAAAAAGTGTGAAATGCCATGTTCCATTGGCAGCCACAAATAGCAAAGATAGGCCAGCTAAAAGCCTTTTTGAGCtttttgaacacacacacacacacacacacacacacacaagtggcTTGTATTTTCTGATTTACATCCTTCAGCTTATTGGAGAAAGACCTCAAGCCACATTCTGAGTTCATGCTTGCACATGTCTTGAAAGCTGTTGAGTGGTTGAACAGGATGGACGACTCTGGGAGAAAACTCTGGGACAAACCAGCACATGGACATACAATcgggtccataagtatttggacaatgatcacattttctgtacaccacctcaacTGTTTTCATGTTTTAGATGAAGCCATTCAACTGTGattgaagtgcagctttgaatgTAGGGGTGTAACAAAAATACTGTATTAGCCATTTAGGAATTACAACCATTTGTAGGCTGAATTAAAATCTTGTGCCCTGTTCTGACCTGATAAGGGCTTCAAACCACCCCAGAAATTCAGCTCAAGTCCCTGGACTGGATCATTATAACGTAGGCTAATGGTGTTTGCCATTAGTCTCATGTTCGAGCTTCCAGTCCTAAACACTGCGTCAAGAAACGctaaatgtccagatgtttgtggacacccctgtcTAACGAATATGTTCAGCTACAATAAGTtgcacctactgctgacacatgtgcaaatcCACATGCATGGCTTGTATTGTCTCTGCCAAGCACTGccagagaagcactgccaatacgactaaagccaggcatgggttagaggggtataaagcctctcaacactgaactgtggagaagtggaactgtaTGTAATTGTACATTTCATGTAACATGGCACCTGTAACAGCTGCCCATGCCTAGGGGACAATTTGGCAGGCCCCTGAAGCAGTGTGGTACACCGTGCTGCCCACCACTTTTCCAACCAAAACAATGATATTTTCTGTATTACATTAAGTCTGACCTATATTAAAAGCTGCCCACTT
This genomic window contains:
- the gdpd3a gene encoding lysophospholipase D GDPD3a; the protein is MASFMYYLLPAVGGYTITSLYLLKNPHILHKKKHPAFRCTHISHRGGSGERIESTMEAFTHAVEAGTEMLELDCHMTRDGQLIVSHDENLMRQTGHDVSISSLNFEELPLYKENLEVTFHAGHYGTGSDRKFALLEDVFHRFPKIPINIEVKEKNRELVEKVSDLVKKYNREDITVWASVDSAIMKECRKVNSSMPYSFTEMRGLQVLLLYYTGLLPFIPLGESFLQYYLPQVINRTYIPDSAILRNRMVILLLQKLTLRKGLFQHLKDRGIQIHLFVCNEEQDIEAAFAAGATGVMTDYPTLLSEYLRRHKQST